GTAACCATAAATTTACACTCATTACTATTCGCGTGGGAAAGGACATATGGCGGGAGCCTATCTGAAAGAGCTAACGTATCAATAAGAACAAGCGACAATTCTTATGTAGTTGCTGGCAATACATATTCTTTCACATATCCATCAGCCTGGCTTTCACCAAGATATTCAGATGCATATTTGCTTAAAATGACGAATACGGTTCTGTTTTATGGTCGAGATTTTATGGCGGCAAAAAATCGGAAGAAGGCGAACGGGCGAGGAGACCTTGCCCCTACCTTTTTTCTCGTTTTGATTGGAAAGTAAAACTCCTTGACCTACAAGAATTATAGCCTATCTTTACCGCATGGAAAAAATTGGAGAAAACACAATTAAAAGGCTCTCAAAGATTGGTGACAGGAAATATCATTCGCGTTACGGTGAGTTTTTAGTCGAAGGTCTTCGCTCGGTTGAGGAAGCCTTCAAGGCCAAAGTCGAAATTAAGGATTTAATTATCCGGCATGGAGAAGAGCGTGTTGCCAGAATAGCAGAACTAATATCGGCTGCCTCAGATAAAGGTCTCTCGATATGGAGCGTAACCTCGAGCGAGATGAGTAAAATATGCCGGACTGTCAATAGTCAGGGTATAGCCGCCGGTGTCAAGCTGTCCTCCAAAACTACCGGCGACCTTTTTGGAGAAATCTTGCAGTATAAAACTGGCGTGGTGGTTTTCCTCGACAGTGTTCAAGATCCCGGAAATGTCGGAGCTTTAATAAGATCGGCCGAGGCGTTTGGCGTTGGAGGCATTATACTCGGACGAGGTTCAGCCGGGCTTTATAATCCTAAAACGATTAGAAGCACGATGGGCGCAATTTTCCGGGTTCCGGTGGTCGAAATGGGCGACCGAAAACCGGAAGAGATAATAGAGCGCTTCAAAAAAGCTGGATTCCGAATATTAGTAGCTAATATTTCAGAAAAAGCCACATCTTTAAACAAAACCAATAAATTTCAAAAAAATCTATTGGTAATTGGATCTGAAGCTAGAGGTGTCTCCAAGAGCATCCTTTCAATAGCTGATACCGAAATATATATCTCTATGTCTGGTCCCACCGAATCACTAAATGCTTCGATTGCAGGCAGTATATTTATGTATGAATTATTAAAACAATAATTTTAAACTTTTCTATTGAAATTATTTCCGCCTGCTTAATATTTTTAATGATTACAACTTTATTGTCTAGCATCTGGAGTTTATTTATCCCTTTCTTTTTGAAATTTTTTTATTATCTTACTTGTATTATTATTGTAGAGAATGTGTTTTACAAACTAATAAGAATTTTTGTTTATTAGCAAAATTGTTATCTTTTCAAATGGAATCTAAAAATTAACACTGGAGGGAAAATGTCTAAATCCCTATTCTTTAGTCTAATCGTCCTTTTTGCGGTTTCAGCAGTA
This portion of the bacterium genome encodes:
- the rlmB gene encoding 23S rRNA (guanosine(2251)-2'-O)-methyltransferase RlmB, whose amino-acid sequence is MEKIGENTIKRLSKIGDRKYHSRYGEFLVEGLRSVEEAFKAKVEIKDLIIRHGEERVARIAELISAASDKGLSIWSVTSSEMSKICRTVNSQGIAAGVKLSSKTTGDLFGEILQYKTGVVVFLDSVQDPGNVGALIRSAEAFGVGGIILGRGSAGLYNPKTIRSTMGAIFRVPVVEMGDRKPEEIIERFKKAGFRILVANISEKATSLNKTNKFQKNLLVIGSEARGVSKSILSIADTEIYISMSGPTESLNASIAGSIFMYELLKQ